A single region of the Polyodon spathula isolate WHYD16114869_AA chromosome 5, ASM1765450v1, whole genome shotgun sequence genome encodes:
- the colec11 gene encoding collectin-11 isoform X1: MLPSWVRIPVCAASISAVHYSSCTCKSCFPHSGVTELQALIMRGDLVLLVTLVSLFCLSVLRSVHSQHIAEEPCSVQILMPGLKGDAGEKGEKGAQGRPSRTGPPGEIGNTGLKGQKGVIGRHGKIGPFGAKGEKGDIGDVGPRGSNGEAGIPCECAPLRKTIGELDILVAHLTNELKFIKNALPSPAAVAGVRESDSKIYMLVKEEKRYEDAEAYCQGRGGHLSMPKDETANGIVASYISQAGLNRVFIGINDLEKEGHFAYVDRSAMTTFNKWRTGEPNNAYDEEDCAEMVASGGWNDVACHITMYFVCEFDKDTV, from the exons ATGTTGCCCTCATGGGTAAGGATTCCAGTATGTGCAGCTAGTATTTCTGCTGTGCATTACAGCTCCTGTACCTGCAAGTCTTGTTTCCCTCACTCAGGAGTCACTGAACTGCAAGCCCTCATTATGAGAGGAGATCTGGTTTTACTTGTGACCCTCGTCAGcctcttctgtctgtctgtgctgagATCTGTACATTCTCAGCACATAGCAGAGGAGCCCTGCTCGGTACAGATCCTAATGCCAGGACTGAAAG GGGATGCtggagagaaaggagagaaaggAGCCCAGGGGCGACCCAGCAGAACAGGACCCCCTGGTGAAATCG GTAATACGGGGTTAAAGGGCCAAAAAGGTGTAATTGGACGTCATGGGAAAATAGGCCCCTTTGGCGCAAAAG GTGAAAAAGGAGACATAGGTGATGTTGGGCCCCGCGGATCAAATGGAGAAGCAG gaATACCTTGTGAATGTGCTCCTTTAAGGAAGACGATCGGTGAACTGGATATCCTGGTGGCACATTTAACAAATGAATTAAAATTCATCAAAAATG CACTGCCCTCCCCCGCAGCTGTCGCTGGTGTGAGAGAGTCGGACAGTAAGATCTACATGCTGGTCAAGGAAGAGAAACGCTACGAGGATGCTGAAGCTTACTGCCAAGGGAGAGGAGGACATCTGAGCATGCCTAAGGACGAGACAGCCAATGGGATTGTAGCCTCTTACATCAGCCAAGCAGGACTCAACAGGGTGTTTATTGGTATCAACGATCTGGAGAAAGAGGGGCACTTTGCTTATGTGGATAGATCTGCCATGACCACCTTTAACAAGTGGCGCACTGGGGAACCTAATAATGCCTATGATGAAGAGGACTGTGCTGAAATGGTGGCCTCTGGTGGCTGGAATGATGTAGCTTGTCACATCACAATGTATTTTGTCTGTGAATTTGATAAAGACACTGTATAA
- the colec11 gene encoding collectin-11 isoform X2 translates to MLPSWVRIPVCAASISAVHYSSCTCKSCFPHSGVTELQALIMRGDLVLLVTLVSLFCLSVLRSVHSQHIAEEPCSVQILMPGLKGDAGEKGEKGAQGRPSRTGPPGEIGNTGLKGQKGVIGRHGKIGPFGAKGEKGDIGDVGPRGSNGEAGIPCECAPLRKTIGELDILVAHLTNELKFIKNAVAGVRESDSKIYMLVKEEKRYEDAEAYCQGRGGHLSMPKDETANGIVASYISQAGLNRVFIGINDLEKEGHFAYVDRSAMTTFNKWRTGEPNNAYDEEDCAEMVASGGWNDVACHITMYFVCEFDKDTV, encoded by the exons ATGTTGCCCTCATGGGTAAGGATTCCAGTATGTGCAGCTAGTATTTCTGCTGTGCATTACAGCTCCTGTACCTGCAAGTCTTGTTTCCCTCACTCAGGAGTCACTGAACTGCAAGCCCTCATTATGAGAGGAGATCTGGTTTTACTTGTGACCCTCGTCAGcctcttctgtctgtctgtgctgagATCTGTACATTCTCAGCACATAGCAGAGGAGCCCTGCTCGGTACAGATCCTAATGCCAGGACTGAAAG GGGATGCtggagagaaaggagagaaaggAGCCCAGGGGCGACCCAGCAGAACAGGACCCCCTGGTGAAATCG GTAATACGGGGTTAAAGGGCCAAAAAGGTGTAATTGGACGTCATGGGAAAATAGGCCCCTTTGGCGCAAAAG GTGAAAAAGGAGACATAGGTGATGTTGGGCCCCGCGGATCAAATGGAGAAGCAG gaATACCTTGTGAATGTGCTCCTTTAAGGAAGACGATCGGTGAACTGGATATCCTGGTGGCACATTTAACAAATGAATTAAAATTCATCAAAAATG CTGTCGCTGGTGTGAGAGAGTCGGACAGTAAGATCTACATGCTGGTCAAGGAAGAGAAACGCTACGAGGATGCTGAAGCTTACTGCCAAGGGAGAGGAGGACATCTGAGCATGCCTAAGGACGAGACAGCCAATGGGATTGTAGCCTCTTACATCAGCCAAGCAGGACTCAACAGGGTGTTTATTGGTATCAACGATCTGGAGAAAGAGGGGCACTTTGCTTATGTGGATAGATCTGCCATGACCACCTTTAACAAGTGGCGCACTGGGGAACCTAATAATGCCTATGATGAAGAGGACTGTGCTGAAATGGTGGCCTCTGGTGGCTGGAATGATGTAGCTTGTCACATCACAATGTATTTTGTCTGTGAATTTGATAAAGACACTGTATAA
- the colec11 gene encoding collectin-11 isoform X3 translates to MRGDLVLLVTLVSLFCLSVLRSVHSQHIAEEPCSVQILMPGLKGDAGEKGEKGAQGRPSRTGPPGEIGNTGLKGQKGVIGRHGKIGPFGAKGEKGDIGDVGPRGSNGEAGIPCECAPLRKTIGELDILVAHLTNELKFIKNALPSPAAVAGVRESDSKIYMLVKEEKRYEDAEAYCQGRGGHLSMPKDETANGIVASYISQAGLNRVFIGINDLEKEGHFAYVDRSAMTTFNKWRTGEPNNAYDEEDCAEMVASGGWNDVACHITMYFVCEFDKDTV, encoded by the exons ATGAGAGGAGATCTGGTTTTACTTGTGACCCTCGTCAGcctcttctgtctgtctgtgctgagATCTGTACATTCTCAGCACATAGCAGAGGAGCCCTGCTCGGTACAGATCCTAATGCCAGGACTGAAAG GGGATGCtggagagaaaggagagaaaggAGCCCAGGGGCGACCCAGCAGAACAGGACCCCCTGGTGAAATCG GTAATACGGGGTTAAAGGGCCAAAAAGGTGTAATTGGACGTCATGGGAAAATAGGCCCCTTTGGCGCAAAAG GTGAAAAAGGAGACATAGGTGATGTTGGGCCCCGCGGATCAAATGGAGAAGCAG gaATACCTTGTGAATGTGCTCCTTTAAGGAAGACGATCGGTGAACTGGATATCCTGGTGGCACATTTAACAAATGAATTAAAATTCATCAAAAATG CACTGCCCTCCCCCGCAGCTGTCGCTGGTGTGAGAGAGTCGGACAGTAAGATCTACATGCTGGTCAAGGAAGAGAAACGCTACGAGGATGCTGAAGCTTACTGCCAAGGGAGAGGAGGACATCTGAGCATGCCTAAGGACGAGACAGCCAATGGGATTGTAGCCTCTTACATCAGCCAAGCAGGACTCAACAGGGTGTTTATTGGTATCAACGATCTGGAGAAAGAGGGGCACTTTGCTTATGTGGATAGATCTGCCATGACCACCTTTAACAAGTGGCGCACTGGGGAACCTAATAATGCCTATGATGAAGAGGACTGTGCTGAAATGGTGGCCTCTGGTGGCTGGAATGATGTAGCTTGTCACATCACAATGTATTTTGTCTGTGAATTTGATAAAGACACTGTATAA